The Thermoleophilia bacterium region CCCCAGTGCATCAGCGGCGGAGGCGGCTGCAGCCTGGTGGAAAAGAGCGACTATTCCCACCTCGGCGGTGTCCACGTCTCGATCTTCGGTTTCATCGGATACGCCCTGCTTCTCGGAGCCTCGATCTGGAACGGCGACCGGGCCCGCGTGGCCGGGTTCGTCCTTGCTCTTTTCGGCTTCGGCTTCAGTCTCTACCTGACCTACCTCGAACTCTGGGAGATCCTCGCGATCTGCCAGTGGTGCGTAACGAGCGCCGTCGTGATGACGATGCTCTTTGTGGTCAACACGACTCGGATGTTCAGCTATTTCGGGCTCGACGAGTACGAGGACGACGTCGCCGAACCGGTTGACGAAGCGCCCGAAACCTAACTCTCGCCTAACCCGGGGCCCGTTTTCCGGCATTTAGATAGCATCAGCCGCCAATGGCTACCGGACCGCAGCAGAAGAGAAAAGAGCTTCGCGAAAAACGTCTCAAGGCAGAGGCCCAAGCGAAGGGCGGCGACCGCCGTGAAAACCTGATGAAGATCGTCGGTGTGGCGGCATTCGTCGCGATCATCGCGATCATCGGCGTGGTTTTCGCCCTGTCGAAAAAGGGGGACGATTCGCCTGCGAAGGATTCCTCTTCGGTAAGCGAGCAGTTGGCCGGTATCCCGCAGAACGGCTCCGTGCTCGGCGATCCCAAGGCCAAGGTCACCCTGGTCGAATTTGGTGACCTCCAGTGCCCGATCTGCAAGCAGTACGCCGACGAGATCCTTCCCGACGTCATCGCCGGCCCGATCAAGTCCGGCAAGGCCAACTTCGAGTTCAAGAACTGGGCGGTCCTCGGCGCGGACTCCACCCTCGCGGCCAAGGCGGCCCTGGCCGCCGGCGAGCAGAACCTTGCCTGGTCCTACCTCGAGAACTTCTACGCCAATCAGGAGCTCGAGAACACCGGTTACGTCACCGACGACTTCATGACCGACATCGCCGAGAAGGCCGGCATCAAGGACATCGACAAGTGGAACGTCGATCGTGAGAAGCCGGATCTCGA contains the following coding sequences:
- a CDS encoding vitamin K epoxide reductase family protein, giving the protein MSDQLTLLQRGIPTEVVVLLIVITVATLAAVFAALRGSGGEKVLRIAAGVLSGLGLLVSGYVVYKTQVLNEVPQCISGGGGCSLVEKSDYSHLGGVHVSIFGFIGYALLLGASIWNGDRARVAGFVLALFGFGFSLYLTYLELWEILAICQWCVTSAVVMTMLFVVNTTRMFSYFGLDEYEDDVAEPVDEAPET
- a CDS encoding thioredoxin domain-containing protein, which translates into the protein MATGPQQKRKELREKRLKAEAQAKGGDRRENLMKIVGVAAFVAIIAIIGVVFALSKKGDDSPAKDSSSVSEQLAGIPQNGSVLGDPKAKVTLVEFGDLQCPICKQYADEILPDVIAGPIKSGKANFEFKNWAVLGADSTLAAKAALAAGEQNLAWSYLENFYANQELENTGYVTDDFMTDIAEKAGIKDIDKWNVDREKPDLENVLLDIDNEAIKQGFSGTPSFAIRDSKGKLTPIDDTQTSQAIIDAINKAQ